The Thermococcus henrietii genome segment CTCAAGCTTTAAGTCTTCCAGTTCCTTCCGGATTTCCTGTATCTCACTGGTGAGCGGGTTCTCCTGTCCCATCTGCTCCTTGAAGGGGTTTATCTCCTGACTGATGACCTCGTAGAGCATCATGACGTCCTTGATGGTCTTGTCAAGCCTGTCTATGTCGTCGCGGAGCTCCTGTATCTGCTTCTTGAGGGTGTCAATGCTTATCTTTATCCTCGGGATGTCGTTCTCAATCTCGTTTATCCTCTCGAGTATCTGTGTAATCTGCTCGTTCTCCTGCCTGCTCTCAACCTCTTCTTCGAGCTCCTCAACTTCCAAGGGCTCTGAGGAGGGGGCAGGTTCTTCCTTGGTTTTTTTCTTTCCAAATAAAGATGAAAGGAACGCTAAGGCCATCGTCCCACCCCCTCACTGCAACTGTATGAT includes the following:
- a CDS encoding flagella accessory protein C is translated as MALAFLSSLFGKKKTKEEPAPSSEPLEVEELEEEVESRQENEQITQILERINEIENDIPRIKISIDTLKKQIQELRDDIDRLDKTIKDVMMLYEVISQEINPFKEQMGQENPLTSEIQEIRKELEDLKLEIAQIKNDIKVLAGYGVDLDSIIYEVLAEV